Proteins encoded in a region of the Elizabethkingia bruuniana genome:
- the nadB gene encoding L-aspartate oxidase: protein MIKADVLVIGSGISGLSYAIKIAETLPDAQITIVTKSDEDESNTKYAQGGLAVVTDFSKDNFEKHIEDTMRAGDGENKRNVVEMVVKEGPHRFRELVEWGTRFDKEKDGDFKLGREGGHTENRIVHHKDITGFEIERALLETVNKLPNIEVLDHHYVIDLLTQHHVPGKELNHDNIHCYGAYILDQKNKKIKKITAKITLVATGGAGHVYKNTTNPIIATGDGIAFVHRARGKVSNMQYYQFHPTAMFSKRSGMLFLISEAVRGDGAKLRTKDGQPFMQKYDEREELASRDIVARAIDNEMKISGDDYVGLDCRHMDQEKFKEHFPNIYKKCLEEGIDPFEQLIPVVPACHYLMGGIDVDIDGQSSIKNLFAVGECTNSGLHGANRLASNSLLEGLVFGHEAAVKTVELLKQNEFNFNDLKAIPEWNQEGMKLMDEMVMVSYFRKQLQEMMSDLVGIVRSNSRLKIAQQKQREIYEAVTALYNNSILSPQLSELRNLVNVSYLIIKHSMEMKENKGAFFNKDLVK from the coding sequence ATGATTAAAGCGGATGTTTTAGTTATTGGTTCCGGAATATCAGGACTTTCTTATGCCATTAAGATTGCAGAGACGCTGCCGGATGCACAAATTACTATTGTCACCAAGTCGGATGAAGATGAAAGCAATACCAAATATGCACAAGGCGGACTAGCCGTTGTCACTGATTTTTCAAAAGACAATTTCGAAAAACACATAGAAGATACCATGCGTGCCGGAGATGGGGAAAACAAACGCAATGTTGTTGAAATGGTAGTAAAGGAAGGTCCACACCGCTTCAGAGAGCTTGTAGAATGGGGAACCCGTTTTGATAAAGAAAAAGACGGCGACTTCAAACTGGGAAGAGAGGGCGGACATACCGAAAATAGGATTGTTCACCATAAGGACATTACTGGTTTCGAAATTGAGCGGGCACTTCTGGAAACCGTTAATAAGCTTCCGAATATTGAAGTTCTGGATCACCATTATGTGATCGACTTGCTTACCCAGCACCATGTTCCCGGCAAGGAACTGAATCATGACAACATTCATTGTTATGGTGCTTATATTCTGGATCAGAAAAATAAAAAAATAAAGAAAATTACCGCCAAGATCACCCTTGTTGCAACAGGTGGTGCCGGGCATGTTTATAAAAACACCACAAATCCTATTATTGCAACCGGAGACGGAATTGCCTTTGTTCACAGAGCACGTGGCAAGGTATCCAATATGCAGTATTACCAATTCCACCCTACTGCTATGTTTTCAAAAAGAAGCGGCATGCTGTTTTTGATTTCGGAAGCTGTACGTGGTGATGGTGCAAAGCTGAGAACCAAGGATGGACAGCCCTTTATGCAAAAATATGATGAACGTGAAGAATTAGCTTCCCGTGACATTGTAGCCAGAGCTATAGATAATGAAATGAAAATTTCCGGGGATGACTACGTTGGTTTAGATTGCCGTCATATGGATCAGGAAAAATTCAAAGAACACTTCCCGAATATTTACAAGAAATGTCTTGAAGAAGGTATAGACCCTTTCGAGCAGCTTATTCCCGTTGTACCTGCCTGTCATTATTTAATGGGGGGGATAGACGTGGATATAGACGGACAGTCTTCTATTAAAAATCTTTTTGCTGTTGGTGAATGTACCAATTCGGGATTACACGGAGCCAACCGATTAGCGTCAAACTCTTTACTGGAAGGTTTAGTATTCGGTCACGAAGCAGCTGTAAAAACAGTAGAATTACTGAAACAGAATGAATTTAATTTCAATGACCTAAAGGCTATCCCTGAATGGAATCAGGAAGGAATGAAGCTAATGGACGAAATGGTAATGGTCTCTTATTTCAGAAAACAGTTACAAGAAATGATGAGTGACCTTGTAGGAATCGTGAGAAGCAATTCCCGCTTAAAAATAGCACAGCAGAAACAGAGAGAAATTTATGAAGCTGTAACAGCTCTTTATAATAATTCTATCCTTTCGCCACAGCTATCTGAACTTAGAAATCTTGTGAATGTTTCTTACCTGATCATCAAACATTCTATGGAGATGAAAGAAAACAAAGGAGCTTTTTTTAATAAAGATTTAGTAAAATAA
- the rnhA gene encoding ribonuclease HI, which yields MKIDIYTDGACSGNPGKGGYGIVMKVVEKKYEKQFSEGFRLTTNNRMELLAVIVALEKLNTPQSNVHIYTDSKYVSDAINQNWIFGWIKKDFNKVKNDDLWRRFIPLMRMHKLQFHWIKGHAGHPENERCDQLAVKAAQSQQLSVDVVFEQLQNS from the coding sequence ATGAAAATAGACATCTATACAGACGGAGCATGCAGTGGTAATCCCGGAAAGGGCGGATATGGAATCGTAATGAAGGTTGTTGAAAAGAAATATGAAAAACAATTTTCTGAAGGTTTTCGCCTAACAACCAACAATCGTATGGAGCTTTTAGCTGTTATCGTAGCATTGGAAAAACTCAATACTCCACAAAGTAATGTTCACATTTACACCGATTCCAAATATGTTTCGGATGCTATCAACCAGAACTGGATATTCGGATGGATTAAGAAAGATTTCAATAAAGTAAAGAATGATGATCTTTGGCGCAGGTTTATCCCTTTAATGAGGATGCACAAGCTCCAATTCCACTGGATAAAAGGACATGCCGGACATCCGGAAAATGAACGCTGTGATCAGTTAGCTGTAAAAGCTGCTCAATCTCAGCAATTATCTGTTGATGTTGTCTTCGAACAGCTACAAAATTCGTAA
- the dnaB gene encoding replicative DNA helicase translates to MAQKETLSSLTQGNFAKELSISQGKMPPNAVEFEKLVIGTFLIDKKALDFSIDLLTEKVFYDPRHQEIYSAILKLYQDNHPVDMMTVIQELKREDRLNLAGGDSYIIELTLGVSSSAHIEYHVRIVLEKFILRSLINVSGNVIDQSYKESTDVFELLDEAEKSFFEITNGTIKKGFDTANSLVKEALDKVKSLRGKQGLSGVPSGFKAVDKETGGWQPSDLIIIAARPAMGKTAFILSMARNIAVDQNIPLALFSLEMASVQLIMRMISSETGISSEKLRKGTLTDEEWERLFSNVSNLEKAPLYIDETPALSIFDFRAKCRRLVMQHGVRIIMVDYLQLMTAQSGKGGGNREQEISTISRSLKAIAKELNVPVIALSQLSRSVENRPGKRPQLSDLRESGAIEQDADIVSFIYRPEYYKIEYWEDETPSANQAELIIAKHRNGTTEDVRLAFHGSMARFGDLGEDTFGGGMGSPSQANNDNFYDKIKTTMDPGSAFGMSPTPPSSNKVSGSAMNDDDEDEMMPF, encoded by the coding sequence ATGGCTCAAAAGGAAACATTATCATCATTAACGCAAGGGAATTTTGCCAAGGAATTATCTATTTCGCAAGGTAAAATGCCTCCTAATGCAGTGGAATTTGAAAAGCTGGTTATCGGAACTTTTCTCATAGACAAGAAGGCTTTAGACTTTTCTATAGACCTTCTCACCGAGAAGGTTTTTTATGATCCTCGCCATCAGGAAATCTATTCTGCTATTCTGAAATTATATCAGGACAACCATCCTGTAGATATGATGACCGTCATTCAGGAACTTAAACGTGAAGACAGATTAAATCTCGCGGGTGGAGACTCTTACATCATAGAGCTTACCCTGGGAGTATCGTCTTCTGCACACATAGAATATCATGTAAGAATCGTTCTGGAAAAATTCATTCTGAGATCCCTTATCAATGTATCCGGAAATGTTATAGACCAGTCATACAAAGAATCTACCGATGTATTCGAACTTTTAGATGAGGCTGAAAAAAGCTTCTTTGAAATTACTAATGGTACAATTAAAAAAGGGTTTGACACGGCGAATTCCTTAGTAAAGGAGGCTTTGGACAAAGTAAAATCCCTAAGAGGAAAACAGGGACTTTCCGGTGTACCTTCAGGGTTCAAAGCTGTAGATAAAGAAACAGGAGGCTGGCAGCCTTCCGACCTTATTATTATTGCTGCACGTCCGGCGATGGGAAAAACAGCTTTTATCCTTTCGATGGCCAGAAATATTGCTGTAGACCAAAATATACCTCTTGCCTTGTTCTCTCTTGAGATGGCATCTGTACAGTTAATTATGAGGATGATATCCTCTGAAACAGGAATTTCTTCAGAAAAGCTAAGAAAAGGAACGTTAACCGATGAAGAATGGGAAAGACTATTCAGTAACGTCTCCAATCTGGAGAAGGCCCCTCTTTATATCGATGAAACACCTGCCCTTTCGATATTCGACTTTAGAGCAAAATGCCGTCGATTGGTTATGCAGCATGGTGTGCGGATCATCATGGTCGACTACCTTCAGCTGATGACAGCCCAAAGTGGGAAAGGCGGTGGAAACCGTGAACAGGAAATCTCAACCATTTCTCGTTCCCTTAAAGCGATTGCAAAAGAATTAAATGTACCTGTAATTGCTCTTTCTCAGTTATCGCGTTCCGTAGAAAACAGACCCGGTAAAAGACCTCAACTATCCGACCTTAGGGAATCCGGAGCAATTGAACAGGATGCGGATATCGTATCCTTTATTTACCGTCCAGAATATTATAAAATTGAATATTGGGAGGATGAAACTCCTTCTGCAAATCAGGCTGAATTAATTATTGCAAAACACAGAAATGGTACAACAGAAGATGTCCGTTTAGCATTCCATGGCTCCATGGCAAGATTCGGAGATTTAGGTGAAGACACTTTCGGTGGTGGCATGGGAAGCCCATCACAAGCCAATAATGACAATTTCTATGATAAGATAAAGACCACAATGGATCCTGGTTCGGCATTTGGAATGTCTCCTACTCCGCCAAGCAGTAACAAAGTTTCAGGCTCGGCAATGAATGACGATGATGAAGATGAAATGATGCCTTTCTAA
- a CDS encoding MFS transporter, translating into MISLAPLQTLRNTEYRNLLIGRFFLIIAFRMLATLLGWWVYHLTKDPFSIGLIGLSEVIPAVGCALYAGHIIDMSEKKKLLLICNYAYFFLLSCLLIPAFWGHKLSFSNHQITYYIYGIIFLSGICRAFLSPLVPALIPNIVKREELPNAITLNQATFLTASVSGHALGGFLIAWLGISGTLVVILCFLFIGSLFFWTLNKHRSEYEGQEVNVWESMREGVVYIYKTKEILGALTLDLFAVLFGGAVAMIPVYATDILKVGSEGFGLLNAASDIGSMCIIITLSFMQLKKNQGKILIAAVSGFGLCIIGFGLSHLYWLSFGFLVLSGMLDGISVVIRGTIVQLKTPDKIRGRVLSVNTIFITSSNELGQFESGLAAKMMGVIRSVVFGGSMTLLVALMVGTFAPKLRKMEY; encoded by the coding sequence ATGATATCACTGGCTCCCCTCCAGACACTAAGAAATACTGAATACAGAAATCTTCTTATTGGGCGATTCTTTCTGATCATCGCTTTCCGAATGCTTGCAACCTTACTTGGCTGGTGGGTATATCACTTAACCAAAGATCCTTTTTCTATTGGACTTATTGGTTTATCTGAAGTAATCCCCGCAGTTGGATGTGCATTATACGCCGGGCATATCATAGATATGAGTGAGAAGAAAAAGTTACTACTGATTTGTAACTACGCTTATTTTTTCCTTTTAAGCTGTTTATTAATACCGGCATTCTGGGGACATAAGCTTAGCTTTAGCAATCATCAGATTACTTATTATATCTATGGTATTATTTTTCTTTCCGGAATCTGCAGAGCATTTTTATCACCATTAGTTCCGGCTTTAATCCCTAACATTGTTAAAAGAGAGGAACTACCAAATGCCATTACACTTAATCAGGCAACATTTCTTACAGCATCAGTATCAGGTCACGCACTGGGAGGTTTTTTAATAGCATGGCTGGGAATCAGCGGTACTCTTGTCGTTATATTATGCTTTTTATTTATCGGATCATTATTTTTCTGGACACTGAACAAACACAGATCTGAATACGAAGGACAAGAAGTAAACGTTTGGGAAAGTATGCGTGAAGGTGTAGTTTATATCTATAAAACGAAAGAAATTCTCGGCGCTCTTACACTTGATCTTTTTGCTGTTTTATTTGGAGGTGCTGTAGCAATGATTCCGGTTTACGCAACTGATATTTTAAAGGTAGGGTCCGAAGGATTTGGACTACTAAATGCGGCATCAGATATTGGCTCAATGTGTATTATTATTACACTATCATTTATGCAGCTTAAAAAGAATCAGGGAAAAATACTTATCGCTGCTGTAAGTGGCTTTGGACTTTGTATTATAGGTTTCGGATTGTCTCATCTGTACTGGCTGTCTTTTGGATTCCTTGTTCTAAGTGGCATGCTGGATGGCATTAGCGTTGTGATCCGCGGTACTATTGTTCAGCTGAAAACTCCCGACAAAATCCGTGGTCGCGTATTAAGCGTCAACACCATATTTATAACTTCCAGCAATGAACTTGGCCAGTTTGAAAGTGGTCTTGCTGCAAAAATGATGGGTGTAATACGCTCTGTTGTTTTTGGTGGCAGTATGACGCTTTTAGTAGCTTTAATGGTAGGGACATTTGCACCAAAACTTCGTAAAATGGAGTATTAA
- a CDS encoding GH3 auxin-responsive promoter family protein: MLSILKKAIAKIWAKQYVKSSEEFTRNAVSNQEDLLKSLITKAENTKFGKEHNFGSIRNIQDFQTKVPLADYEDLKNYIEEIKEGEKDILWPGQPEYFAKTSGTTSGSKYIPISKEAMPYQIDAARSALFFYIAQKDNADFVNGKMIFLQGSPELTDLHGVKTGRLSGIVAHHIPNYLQKNRLPSWKTNIIEDWETKVDKIIAETEKENMTLISGIPPWLIMYFEKLTERSGKKIKEIFPNLQLIVTGGVNYEPYREKMNSLLGGTVDIVQTFPASEGFFAYQNNYKEDGLLLLTNHGIFYEFIPQEDLGKENPRRLTLGEIELHKDYALVITTNSGLWAYMIGDMIRFISKNPYKILVSGRTKHFTSAFGEHVIAYEVEEAMKEAILKHPAQISEFHLAPQVNPESGLPYHEWFIEFEKEPANMEAFRQSLDIALRNKNTYYNDLITGNILQTLIISRLKKDSFLEYAKSQGKLGGQNKIPRLANNRDIADFFHRPELNLIIK, encoded by the coding sequence ATGTTGAGCATCTTAAAAAAAGCTATTGCCAAAATCTGGGCGAAGCAATATGTAAAATCATCGGAAGAGTTTACCCGGAATGCAGTTTCTAATCAGGAAGACTTATTAAAAAGCCTGATTACAAAAGCTGAAAACACAAAATTCGGAAAAGAACACAACTTCGGAAGCATCCGCAATATTCAGGATTTTCAGACAAAAGTTCCTTTAGCTGATTATGAAGATCTGAAAAATTATATTGAAGAAATAAAAGAGGGAGAAAAGGATATCTTATGGCCGGGACAACCAGAATATTTTGCCAAAACATCCGGAACAACATCCGGCAGCAAATATATACCCATTTCTAAAGAAGCAATGCCATATCAGATTGACGCTGCCAGAAGTGCACTATTTTTCTATATTGCACAGAAAGACAATGCTGATTTTGTAAATGGAAAAATGATTTTCCTGCAAGGATCTCCGGAACTTACAGATCTGCATGGAGTAAAAACAGGCCGCCTTTCCGGGATTGTAGCTCATCATATTCCAAATTATCTGCAAAAGAACAGGCTTCCAAGTTGGAAAACCAATATAATAGAGGACTGGGAAACCAAGGTTGACAAAATCATTGCTGAAACTGAGAAAGAGAATATGACACTTATTTCCGGCATACCACCATGGTTAATCATGTATTTTGAAAAACTTACAGAAAGATCCGGCAAAAAAATAAAGGAAATATTTCCAAATCTCCAGCTTATTGTTACCGGCGGGGTCAATTACGAGCCCTATCGGGAAAAGATGAATAGTCTCTTAGGTGGTACTGTAGACATTGTCCAGACCTTTCCGGCATCAGAGGGATTCTTTGCATATCAGAATAATTATAAAGAAGACGGACTTCTTTTACTAACCAATCATGGTATATTCTACGAGTTCATTCCTCAGGAAGATCTTGGAAAAGAAAATCCAAGGAGACTAACCCTTGGAGAAATAGAACTTCATAAAGATTATGCTCTTGTCATTACAACTAATTCCGGACTTTGGGCTTATATGATTGGTGATATGATAAGATTTATTTCTAAAAATCCATATAAAATTCTGGTAAGCGGAAGAACAAAACATTTTACCTCTGCATTTGGCGAGCACGTTATTGCCTATGAAGTAGAGGAAGCCATGAAAGAAGCCATATTAAAACACCCGGCTCAAATCTCTGAATTCCATTTAGCACCACAGGTAAATCCGGAAAGCGGTCTCCCTTATCATGAATGGTTTATAGAATTTGAAAAAGAGCCTGCAAATATGGAAGCGTTCCGACAAAGTCTGGATATAGCACTAAGAAATAAAAACACTTATTACAACGACCTAATTACAGGTAACATTCTACAGACACTTATTATATCCCGACTGAAAAAAGACAGCTTCCTGGAATATGCAAAATCACAGGGTAAACTAGGAGGACAGAATAAGATTCCGCGTTTAGCAAACAACCGTGATATTGCAGACTTCTTTCATCGGCCAGAGTTAAATCTCATAATAAAATAA